In the genome of Terriglobia bacterium, the window TTTTTCCCAAAGTGCTGAGGGTGTGGTAGCTTCGCTTCAAGGCGGTTCTCCTTTCGTTGAGAAAGTTTCCAACCCGACTCTATCAAGAGCCGGGTCGAGAACCGCCCCTCAACCTTCAACTATGGATGGGACACCCTCAGGTGGTCCGTCTTGAGGACATTTTGGGTTTCTGGCAATCCGCCTATCTCCAGTGCCCGAAGGTGACATCACACTCAGTACTCGTCGCCCGTCGCGTGCTGGCGCACCTTTCCACGGAACATCCAATAAACCAGCACGAAGTAGGCAACTGCCAGCGTTATTCCCGCTCCCCACCAGTACAGACCGCTCGCTAAAGAATATTCGCCCGCCTTAGTGTTGTAGATCGTAAGGGCGTAAGCGCCTCCGGTACTGGCTGGAAGCAGGCTGGGATAGAGCGCAATCGCCGCTCCCAGCAGCATGGAAATGATGTAAAGACACGAGCTGAGAAACCGGTGCCAGTCATGCCGCCGGACAGAAAAGTAAATGATTCCCGCAAGGCCGATGAGGACGGCGCCAGGAATGATGAACGCTACAGGATGGCGCGTGTAGTTTTGTAGCATCTCGGGGCGGATCTTGAGCGTGGCAACAAGTGACGCAAGCGTCAGGAGCACAAGCGGCCAGGCGGTCAGCATGGCTGCGCGGTGGGAGCGCTGTTGCACGTCGCCTTCGGTTTTCAACGCAACGTAGGAGGCGCCGTGCGCCGCGAGAGCGATGACGGCAAGCACGGCGCAGGAGACAGTGTACCAGTCCAGAATGCCGTTGTTCACGCCGACGATCCAGTTGGTCCACAGGGGTTCAAAGAAGAAGTGGTCTGCCTGCAGCGGTACGCCGCGGATCACGTTTCCGAACGCCACACCGAAGAACGCGATCAGTGCAATGCTGCTTAGGGAAAACACACCATCGAAAAAGTCGCGCCAGATGGAGGTGCAGGTGCGCGCGGAATTCAATGCCGACGGCGCGGAGGATCAACAACCACAGAACAATGTGCAGCGATAAATAGAAGCCGCTGAGGCTAGAAGCATACAGGAGCGGAAACGCGAAGTAGAGTGTCCCACCGGCGGCAATGAGCCACACTTCATTGCCATCCCATACCGGGCCGATGCTGCGGAGTATCAAGCGGCGTTCATCGTCGGTGCGCGCGATCAGCAGGTGAAGTGCGCCGGCGCCAAGATCAAATCCGTCCAGGCACGCATACGCGGTCAGCATTAGCACGAGCAGCACATACCAAACGGTTTCCATGCACTCCCCTACCCAGATATTCCGACGACCTCTTCTGCATGAGCGTGCGCCGGTTCGGGCCCGTTGGCGATGATCCGCTGCAGCAGGAAGAGGAATAGAATCCCCAAGACCATGTAAATGCCCATATACCCCAGCAGGGTGAACCATGTGCTGCCAGAAGAAACGTTGCGCGAAAAACCCTCTGAGGTACGTACCAATCCATACACCAGCCAGGGTTGGCGACCGATCTCCGCCGTGACCCAACCGGCGATATTAGCGATGTAGGGGAACGGCACTGCGAGCATCAGCAGCCATAACGCAATCCGGTTTACGTACAGCTTTCCCCTCCACATTAGGAACGCGCACACGACCATCAGCGCGACAAACATCGTCCCCAAGCCCGCCATGATGTGGTAGCAGAAAAACAGGAGAGGAATGTTGTCCGGCCAATTTTCCCTGGGGAACGCATCCAGGCCCGTCACTTCGGCGCGGAAGGTGCCGTAAATGATAAAGCTCAGCACATCATTCAGCGGAAGAGGATTCTCGATCGACATATGTTGCGGGTCTGGTTGCCCAAGAAGCAGCATTGGGGCGCCCTCCTGCGTCTTGAATAAACCCTCCATCGCAGCTGTGGTCGAAGGTTGGTGGAGCGCAACGTGGCGCGCTTGCAGGTCGCCTGTAGGAAAAATCTGCGCCCCGGTGCTAATAAGTCCGGCAATGACGCCGACACGCACGAACATCCGGCCGTACCCCTGACTGCGGCCACTCAGGATGTAAAAGGCGCCGACAGCCGCCATAACGAATGACCCGGTGATCACAGCGGCACTCATGGTATGCGCGTATTGCAGCAGGGCCCACGGATTCGAAAGCACGCCCCAAAAGCTTGTTACCTGGAACACGCCGTCAGGCGAGCGCGTATACGCGACCGGGTGCTGCATCCACGCGTTCGCGGTGATTATGAAGAACCCCGACAACCACGACCCGATAAACACGGCCACGCCCGATAGCCAGTGCAACGTGGGCCCAATGCGCTTCTCTCCGAACAGGAACAACCCGAGGAACGCGGATTCCAGAAAAAAGGAGAAGACTCCTTCCATGACCAGCGGCTGACCGAGCACGCCACCGGTGAGTTGAGAGAAGCGCGACCAGTTCGTTCCGAACTGGAATTCCATCGGAACTCCCGTCACCACGCCCAGGGCGAAGTTGAGGACGAAGATGCGCGCCCAAAATCGTGCCGCGTGGCGGTGCTTCTCGCTGCCGCGGAACACACCGATTCCCTGGAGAACCATGATCAGCGGCGCCAGGCCCATCGTGAGCTGGGGAAAGAGGTAGTGATACGCGATCGTGAAGGCGAACTGGATACGGTCGAGAATGTAGGCGGAGCTCATGTAATCGGCGGAAGCTGACGGTTCGTGGTCGTCATATGTGAACCCTTGTGAGCGTTCAGCGAGTCATAAGTGACTTGATGCCAACAGTCGCCGATTCCTGCTCCAGCGCTTTCTTGATGCCCAGAATCGTGCGAATCACATTTTCATCCCCCAGAGCCGTGTTCAGCATCGCGTGGTAAAGAGCTCGATTCGGCCACTCCATGTGAAAGTATTTCTCAATAAAGGCGGCCCGCTCCTTGTCCACGGAATCCACCAGCTTTGCACAGTCGGAATCGCAAATGCCTCCCTCTCGCAACCTGCGCAGTTTCTCTTCCCTTGGCGCAAACAGAAACACTCGCAGGGTGTCCTTCCGCTCCTTCAGAAAATGATGCGACCCTCTACCCACGATGACGCAGTTTCCCTCCGTTGCCGCCAGTTCAACCACCTGCCCGGTGATCCGCACGATACTGTCGGCATCCAGCACCTTCATTCGGTGGAGGTTCTGGCTTCCCTCGAAGCTGCCGCGCAGGATTGACTTAAAGAGCCGGTAATAGAGGGGGTCCAACTGCTCCTCTCGGCACTCGACCTCAGAGGTATCGGAGTTCGTTAGCCGGGCGATTTCACAGGTCAGCAATTGGTCCCACAGCTTCCAATCCAGGCGGTCGGCAATCTTGCGCGCGATTTCTCCGCCACCGCAGCCGTACTCCCGCTCGATTGTGATGATCCTGATCACGGCTCCTCAACCAACTACCGCTTCGCCGCCGGCGTGCGGATCGTTCTTCTTCAAAAGGAATGACAGAACGAACATGACGCTCGCGCCAATGGCAAGGACCCAAAATGCATCGATGTAAGCCAGAGTTGCGGCCTGCGCCTGCAGACCCCGATAAACCTGCGCGTAGGCTTTCGTGCGGGCATCGGGGACGCTCAGTCCGTAGTGCACAAGTCGCGCCGTGAGGCCGCCGACCGCGCCCTGTAATCCCTGACTCGCTGCCGTCGTGTGGCTGACCAGAACAGTCTGATGGAACTGCGCGCGGCGAGCGATGACAGTTGTCACAATCGAAGTGCCCACGCTGCTTCCCATATTGCGCATGAAATTGACCATGCCGGCAACCGAGTTGCTCTTCTCTACAGGTACTCCGATGTAGGCGGCCAGGGTGATCGGTACGAATAGAAAGCCCAATCCCACAACCTGGGCGACGCGCAACCAAGTCGCCGAACTGAAGCTGATCAACAAGTCGATCCGCGCCGTGGAATAAAACATGGCGATCGCCATGGACAACCAGCCAAACGCGATGATGTAGCGCGCCTGAAACCTGGTGGTGAGTTGCCCGACGATCGGCATCGCAACCAGCAAGATAATGGCCCCCCCGGAAAGAACCAGTCCTGCCAATTCCGCCGTATATCCCAACAGCGTCTGCAGAAACTGGGGCATGAGCACTAGACTGCTGAACAAAAGAATGCCCAGCGTGAACATCATCAGGTTCGAACTGAAGTAATTGAAATTTTTGAACAGTCGAACGTCGATGATCGGTTCTTTGCGGAACCACTCCCATATCACTAGCGCGACCAGACACACTCCAGCCACAATCGCAAGAGTCAAAATGAAATGCGAGCCGAACCAGTCGTCCTCCTGGCCCTTGTCCAGCAAAATCTGCAAGGCGCCGATTCCGAGCGTCAGCAGGGCGATGCCGACATAATCCAATTTCATTCCGGCGGCTTTCAGGCGGGCCAGATACGGTGGGTCTTCGACAAAGCGAAAAACAAGGAGTAAGGCCGCTACCCCGACGGGCAAATTGATAAAGAATATCCAGCGCCAGGTGTAATTAAAAGTGATCCATCCGCCCAGAGTAGGCCCTATTGTGGGCGCCAGGACAGCGGTGACGCCGTAAAGAGCAAATGCCAGCCCCCTCTCTTGTGGAGGAAACGTATCCGCCAGAATGGCTTGCGCCATGGGCTGAAGGCCTCCTCCTCCGGCACCTTGCATGACGCGGAACAGGAGAAGAAGACCAAGGCTCGGCGCAATCCCGCAGAGCAACGAGCTAATGGTGAAAATCACGAGACAGGACATGAAGAACCGTTTTCGCCCAAACCTGCCGGCCAGCCAGCCGCTGATCGGAAGAACGATGGCGTTGGACACCAAGTAGGACGTGAGTACCCAAGTGCTCTCGTCGTTGCTGGCGCCCAGATTGCCCGCCATATAAGGCAGAGCCACATTGGCGATACTGGTGTCAAGGACCTCCATGAAGGCCGCCATAGCAACCACCACGGCAATCAGCCAAGGGTTGTACTTGGGCCGCCAGACGGCCTGCTCTGCGGCAAGAACATTGGCGTCGGAGCTCATCTCAGATACACCTTCGGTTCGACGCTCATGCCAGGCCGGAGAAGGTGGTCACGGTTCTCCCCGGGGTCAAGAACAATCTTGACAGGAATTCTCTGCACGATCTTGACGTAGTTGCCGGTGGCGTTTTCGGGCGGAAGGACGCTGAACAAAGGACCTGTCGCCCCGGCAATGCTGTCAACGCGCCCCTTGTAAGTGCGACCACTGGAATCGACTTCGAGTTCAACCCTTTGCCCAGGCCGCATGCGCCTGAGCTGAGTTTCTTTGAAATTAGCCGTGATCCAGACTTCATCCAGGGGAACGATGTTCAGCAGTTGCTGGCCGGCCTGAACGTTCATGCCTACAACGACGCTCTTGTTCACCTCACCGCTGACCGGCGCGACGATCTTCGTGTATTGCAGGTTCAGCTCGGCCTGCTCCAGAGCAGCGCGCTTTTGTTGAACGTCGGCGACAGCGGAGAGGGCGCGAGCGCGGGCCGATGCGACTTGCTGCGGTCCTGTCTGTGCAGTGCGATGAGACGCCTCAGCCTGGACTAGGCGATCCTTTGCCTGCTGGACCGCCTGCTCCGCCGCGGCTGCACTGGCGCGAGCGGCGGCCACACTGGCGGTGTTTGCCTTGGCGGCAGCGAGCGCCTGATCATAAGTCTGCTCGGAGACATTTTGCTTTTCCACCAGCCGCCTGTATCGGCGGAGGTCGTCCTGTGCTTTTACATTGTTCGCCTCGGCCTGCTCTACCTGAGCATGCGCCGCGGCGAGTTGTTTCTCCGCCGCGATGATTCCGGCGCGGGCGTTCTCTATGTCGGACGCGGCCGATGTCAACTGACTCGCCGTGTTCACAGACGTAATGGGAACAGCAATGTTGAGAGCGTTTGCCGTCGCTTCGGCATTGGCGAGATCGGCGCGCGCCTTATCGACTGCTACCTGGTAATCCTTGGGATCGATCTCCACCAGCACCGTTCCCTTTTCTACGTATTGGTTGTCGTTGACGTTGACCTTGATCACGTAGCCGGAAATGCGCGCGCTGACTGGATAAAGATGGACATCGACCTGAGCATCATCGGTCGATTCATAGCCGCTGAAATAGCGCCACAAAACCAGGCTGGCAGCCACCGCGATTAACGCAGCGAGAGCAATGATCAGCCCGCGGTGCTTGGAGCGCAGATAACGACGTGGAACCGGGCGTACCGGAGCTGGACTTTGGGCTGGCGCCGCAGTCCCGACTACCTTTTCCTGAGTTACTGAGCCAAGCGGGTTGTGTTCTGCGCTCATCGTGGATCCATCTCCCGAGCGACAACGTTACCGAGCGGTCAGATATTGACTGTAGTTCGTCCTGGCGACGCCCAACGCACGCGCCAGTTCCAACTTCGCCGAATTATGGCTGTACAGACTGGCGATGTATTGGTCGTTTGCGCGTGATAGTGATTGTTGCGCCTGCACCACCTCGACGCTGTCGGTCACTCCGGCTGCGAATCGTTCCTTGGAGCGGGCAAGGTTTTCGTTGGCCAGGTCAACGTTTTGACTGGCAACCGCCACTTGCTCTTTCGCTGCTTGCAGGTTCAAATACGCCTTGCGAACGTCATAATCGATCTGCCCGCGCAGGTTTTCAGCTTCCGCTTTGCGCTGTGTCAGCGCAGCTTCTGCACTTGTCACATTTCCTTCGATCCGCCTCCCGGTAAACAGCGGGACACTGACGACGGCCTGGAAATCGAAAATGCCGTGGGAATGGCCAAATGCCGGTCCCTGCACTCCATAGGCGCCGGTTGCCGCTACCACGGGATAACGCTCGCCGCGAATGGCGGACAACTCTTGTTGCGCCGATTTCACAAAGCTGAGGGCGGCGCGAAAGTCGCTCCGCGATGCATAGGCGGTCTTCAACGCCTGTTCCACTGTTGGCGGCTCAAGGTCGGCATAAGGGATGCGATCGCCGATCTCGAACGCCTGGCCGAGCGGCAAGCCGATTCCTCGCGCGAGATCCAGCTTGGCGACGGCAAAATCATTCCGCGCGACACTGAGCCTGTATTGTTCCGTGTGGAGTTGCACGGAGCTGCGCGTGAGATCAATCTTGGGGCTGGTACCGGCGTGGAACTCCTCGCTGGCCTGGTCGTAGACCGCTTGCGCATTTCGTACCTGCGCTTCCGCGGCCTCGATGCGCGAAGTGGTTTCAATGACTTGCAGGTAGGCATTGCCCACCACCAGCGTGATCACGTCCAACGCATCGTTGTAGCTCAGCCGCGCCGCCTGTTCAGCCGTCCGTGCCGCTCGGAATCGCTGGATGGATTCGAAACTGAACAGGGTCTGGTTCACGCTGGCTTGTGCGGTGCTGAAACTAAAAGGTCCGGTCACAGATGGAATGGACGGCAACTTGATGCCGAGCGCTGAGGTACTGAGCTGTTCGACGTTCTCCGCTGCGCCTGCGCTCACTTGCGGCAGCAGGCGGCTCAAAGCCTGAAGCCGCTGGCCGCGCGCCGCACGCGCGTTCTCTCCGCTCTCGATTCCGCTGAGGTTGTAACGAGCCGCCATGTTGATGGCGTCGCGGAGCGTGAGGTGAATGCTCTCATGTGTTGCCGGGCCACTGGGGACGCTGCTGAGTCCCGGCGAAGCTTGATTGATTTGGCCGTTGACTAAGAGGGGAACAAAAAGCAAAAACAAGACGGATGCCAGACGTCTGCCGATCTTGGCGTTCCTCTGATCGCTGTTACCAGTCGTGAGCTTGTGTCTCATCAATTGTCACCCCACCCGTTAAGCACCCGAGTTGTGCTAAGCCGCGTCGCTACGGCGCTGGCCTCCTTACGCTGCGGCTCGATCGGCTCGCCTGAAGAATTGCAGCAGCTCTTGGTTGATTTGATCTTTGAGAGTTGAGCACGGCCCGTTTGTCTGATGACGGACAACGAAATTGCGTTGCCAGACGGAATTTCGTGGTTGCTCGTGACTGCCTTGCCGCTTGACGCCGTGATCTGCGACCTACGGGGAAATGGCCCAAATCCTGCTCTTGGTCAGCCGGGACACTTGCAACACAGGGTCAGGGTATGGACGGTCGGCAAAATCCGCACGGCTCTGGACCGGCACTGGGCGCATCGGCTGTGGGCGATCAGGATGCGGAACATGAGATTTATTGCGACGAGGTGATCTGCGAATACCCGCAGTCCGGCGAGCGGATCCACGGCCGCGCAATCTGCAAGCGCTGCGAAGCCGCCATCCTGACAAGCCTGGCGGCTTTGTGGTGCGGCGCGTATCAGGCTGCGGCCAAGGGAATTGTGCTGGGCAATCCCTGATGTGGTTCCCACTCGCGTACCTTCCGATTAGCCCGTGCTCCAGGAACCTTGGACGCCCTTGACAGTCGCCACAGCCAATCGAGTTCCACAAGCCGGCTTCCCAGTACTAATCCCACCGGCATGAGAGTGGGATTACTTCTGGATAGCATCGAGGTAATGCAGGAGGAGGGACACTCGGTTTGGGGGCAACCTTCCGACCCCATCACGGCATCCAGCACCAACGGAATCGCGGCTCGAATCTAGCCCCTCCGGCAGTTGTGAAATGCGCCGGTCGAAAATGAAGGAGACAATTATGAAAATCGTAGTGATCGGTGGTACCGGACTCATTGGATCCAAGCTTGTCAACAAGCTTCGTGAGCACGGGCACGAGGCGGTGGCGGCATCACCCAGTTTGGGGGTCAACACTGTCACGGGCGAGGGACTGGCCGAAGTGCTGAAAGGTGCTTCGGTGGCGGTTGACGTAACGAACTCTCCCTCCTGGGAGGACGCAGCAGTGCTGAAGTTCTTCGAGACATCAACCCGTAATCTCCTTACCTATGAAGCGGCCGCAGGCGTTAGACATCACGTTGCGTTGTCGGTCGTAGGCACCGAGCGGCTGTCCGAAAGCGGTTTCTTCCGCGCCAAGATCGCTCAGGAGAAACTGATCAAAGCCTCATCGATTCCTTATTCGATCGTGCAAGCGACCCAGTTCTTCGAGTTCCTCAAGGCAGCCGATGGCTGCCGAGGATGTCGCGAGTGGCGTGGCCAGGGTCACGGTAGGCCCGCCGCTCAATGGCACGGTCGAAATAGCGGGTCCGGAACAATTTCGCCTCGATGATCTAGTTCGGCGGCGCTTGGCCGCACTCAAAGATCCCCGCGAAGTCATCGCTGATCCAAACGCGCGTTACGCTGGAGCGAAACTCAGCGAGAAAACACTAGTTCCGGGCAACAACGCACGACTCGGCGAGACCCGTTTCGAAACCTGGCTGACTCAGTCCGCAGCACAAAGGTCGGCTGCGTGAAGATTGGCCGGGAACTCGTGCGGCACTACGCGTAACGGCGGGGTAGCGACCAATACCCGCGACGTATCGAAAATGGCGTCGACGTATCGAAATGGCGTCGTTCAAGCGAAAGGTTCATTTATGGCGTTCGCAAGAGTAATTGTGGCGCTGGCATGTCTCATGTCCGGCGCGGTGGTAGCACAGGAGGCTAAGGTAACGCAGCTCATGTCGAATGACCTGAAAGAGCTTCCAGGCAAAGAAGGTTTGATGATCACCGTGGAATATCCGCCGGGCAGTTCGGACCCCATACATCGCCACAATGCATATGCGTTTGTTTATGTGCTGGAAGGCTCGATCGTGATGCAGGTGAGAGGCGGAAAAGAAACGACTCTGACACCTGGTCAGACCTTCTACGAAGGCCCGAATGATGTTCACATCGTTGGGCGGAACGCAAGTAAAACCAAACCGGCGAAATTCCTCGTGTTTCTTGTGAAAACCAAAGGCGCTCCGGTGCTCGTACCTGCCAAGTAAAAGCCAGAAGATGCGAGTGGACCGCACTAGGGAGAAAATTCAAATGAGCACGATCACAGTGAAGGATGGCACGACAATCTACTACAAAGACTGGGGTAAGGGCCCGGTCGTCACGTTGTCGCACGGATGGCCGCTGAGTTCCGATGCATGGGACGGCCAACTGCTTTTCCTCGCCCAGAATGGCTTTCGCGTGGTCGCCCACGACCGGCGTGGCCACGGCCGCTCGAGCCAAGCCTGGTCCGGTAACGACATGAATGGATACGCCGACGATCTGGCAGCTGTCATTGAGGCGCTTGATCTCAATGAAGTTACCCTGGTGGGTCACTCCACGGGCGGAGGCGAAGTTGCACGTTACATTGGACGCCATGGCGCGAAGAGGGTGGCCGCGGCTGTCCTGATCGCCGCTGTGCCGCCAATCATGGTGAAGTCCGCTGCCAACCCCGAGGGGCTCCCGATCGAAGTGTTTGACGGATTGCGCAGTAGCCTGACTGAGGACCGCTCGCAGTTTTATAAAGACCTTGCCGTAATGTTCTACGGCGCCAATCGGCCGGGCGCGAAGGTCTCGCAGGGAACGCTGGACCAATTCTGGCTTTGGAGCATGCAAGCAGGCCTTCTGAACGCTTACGAGAGCATCAAGGCCTTCTCCGAGACCGACTTCACCGAGGACCTAAAGAAGTTCGATGTACCCACGCTGGTCATGCACGGTGAGGACGACCAGATCGTGCCGGTCAAGGATTCAGCGAAGAAATCGGCCAGGCTCATCAAGGGGGCGAAGGAAATCTATTATCCGGGCTTGCCTCACGGCCTCACCGCCACGCATGCGGATCAAGTCAACGCCGACCTGTCGGGCGTGAGGAAAGTGAAATTCGTGGTGCGGCGTGTATCAGGCTGCGGCAATGCCTGGTTGAACGCTGGCGACGCCGACATCGAAGGGTTTTGTTACAGGCTCTAACTCTCGTGATGCGACTTCTCTCGCTGAGTGAATCGCTGGGGGACAAAATGGAAGGCAAAGACAGTCTCGACACTCATCACAAAGCTCTCTCGATCAATCTGGAAGCCTCGGTCTTTGGCTCATTTGCAGAGATCGGTGCTGGGCAGGAGGTGGCGCGATGGTTCCTTCAGGTTGGAGGTGCATCGGCAACCGTAGCGAAGACAATATCCGCTTATGACAAGGAAGTCAGTGACGAGATTTACGGTAGTGGATCACGTTACGTCTCGGTTGAGCGGCTACGCGCAATGCTTGAAAAGGAGTGGACACAGTTGCTGCTGCAGATTCAACTGACGCGTGGAGAGAAAACGAGGTTCTTCTCCTTCGTCGATACGGTGGCGGCAAGAAACTATGCCGGCACAAATTTGCCGCACGGCTGGATAGGACTACGGTTCCAGGATCAGCCTGGTGCTCCGCCTAACGATGTCATCTTGCATGTGAACCTTTTGGACTCGACGAGCATTCAGGAGCAGGAAGCTCTAGGGATCATTGGAGTCAATTTACTATATGCCGCGTTCCACGAACGTTCAGATCCAGAGACACTCCTCAGCGGAATTGCTCATCTTGTCGCTCCTGATCGCATGGAAATCGACTACGTTGAAGTGCGCGGTCCCGTTTTCGACAACGACTCCTCTGGGAAATGGAGTGCGTGGAATTTGCATGTCCTTCT includes:
- a CDS encoding TolC family protein, coding for MRHKLTTGNSDQRNAKIGRRLASVLFLLFVPLLVNGQINQASPGLSSVPSGPATHESIHLTLRDAINMAARYNLSGIESGENARAARGQRLQALSRLLPQVSAGAAENVEQLSTSALGIKLPSIPSVTGPFSFSTAQASVNQTLFSFESIQRFRAARTAEQAARLSYNDALDVITLVVGNAYLQVIETTSRIEAAEAQVRNAQAVYDQASEEFHAGTSPKIDLTRSSVQLHTEQYRLSVARNDFAVAKLDLARGIGLPLGQAFEIGDRIPYADLEPPTVEQALKTAYASRSDFRAALSFVKSAQQELSAIRGERYPVVAATGAYGVQGPAFGHSHGIFDFQAVVSVPLFTGRRIEGNVTSAEAALTQRKAEAENLRGQIDYDVRKAYLNLQAAKEQVAVASQNVDLANENLARSKERFAAGVTDSVEVVQAQQSLSRANDQYIASLYSHNSAKLELARALGVARTNYSQYLTAR
- a CDS encoding alpha/beta hydrolase — its product is MSTITVKDGTTIYYKDWGKGPVVTLSHGWPLSSDAWDGQLLFLAQNGFRVVAHDRRGHGRSSQAWSGNDMNGYADDLAAVIEALDLNEVTLVGHSTGGGEVARYIGRHGAKRVAAAVLIAAVPPIMVKSAANPEGLPIEVFDGLRSSLTEDRSQFYKDLAVMFYGANRPGAKVSQGTLDQFWLWSMQAGLLNAYESIKAFSETDFTEDLKKFDVPTLVMHGEDDQIVPVKDSAKKSARLIKGAKEIYYPGLPHGLTATHADQVNADLSGVRKVKFVVRRVSGCGNAWLNAGDADIEGFCYRL
- a CDS encoding cytidylate kinase-like family protein gives rise to the protein MIRIITIEREYGCGGGEIARKIADRLDWKLWDQLLTCEIARLTNSDTSEVECREEQLDPLYYRLFKSILRGSFEGSQNLHRMKVLDADSIVRITGQVVELAATEGNCVIVGRGSHHFLKERKDTLRVFLFAPREEKLRRLREGGICDSDCAKLVDSVDKERAAFIEKYFHMEWPNRALYHAMLNTALGDENVIRTILGIKKALEQESATVGIKSLMTR
- a CDS encoding cupin domain-containing protein, which translates into the protein MAFARVIVALACLMSGAVVAQEAKVTQLMSNDLKELPGKEGLMITVEYPPGSSDPIHRHNAYAFVYVLEGSIVMQVRGGKETTLTPGQTFYEGPNDVHIVGRNASKTKPAKFLVFLVKTKGAPVLVPAK
- a CDS encoding HlyD family secretion protein, coding for MSAEHNPLGSVTQEKVVGTAAPAQSPAPVRPVPRRYLRSKHRGLIIALAALIAVAASLVLWRYFSGYESTDDAQVDVHLYPVSARISGYVIKVNVNDNQYVEKGTVLVEIDPKDYQVAVDKARADLANAEATANALNIAVPITSVNTASQLTSAASDIENARAGIIAAEKQLAAAHAQVEQAEANNVKAQDDLRRYRRLVEKQNVSEQTYDQALAAAKANTASVAAARASAAAAEQAVQQAKDRLVQAEASHRTAQTGPQQVASARARALSAVADVQQKRAALEQAELNLQYTKIVAPVSGEVNKSVVVGMNVQAGQQLLNIVPLDEVWITANFKETQLRRMRPGQRVELEVDSSGRTYKGRVDSIAGATGPLFSVLPPENATGNYVKIVQRIPVKIVLDPGENRDHLLRPGMSVEPKVYLR
- a CDS encoding cytochrome ubiquinol oxidase subunit I, with protein sequence MSSAYILDRIQFAFTIAYHYLFPQLTMGLAPLIMVLQGIGVFRGSEKHRHAARFWARIFVLNFALGVVTGVPMEFQFGTNWSRFSQLTGGVLGQPLVMEGVFSFFLESAFLGLFLFGEKRIGPTLHWLSGVAVFIGSWLSGFFIITANAWMQHPVAYTRSPDGVFQVTSFWGVLSNPWALLQYAHTMSAAVITGSFVMAAVGAFYILSGRSQGYGRMFVRVGVIAGLISTGAQIFPTGDLQARHVALHQPSTTAAMEGLFKTQEGAPMLLLGQPDPQHMSIENPLPLNDVLSFIIYGTFRAEVTGLDAFPRENWPDNIPLLFFCYHIMAGLGTMFVALMVVCAFLMWRGKLYVNRIALWLLMLAVPFPYIANIAGWVTAEIGRQPWLVYGLVRTSEGFSRNVSSGSTWFTLLGYMGIYMVLGILFLFLLQRIIANGPEPAHAHAEEVVGISG
- a CDS encoding DHA2 family efflux MFS transporter permease subunit, whose translation is MSSDANVLAAEQAVWRPKYNPWLIAVVVAMAAFMEVLDTSIANVALPYMAGNLGASNDESTWVLTSYLVSNAIVLPISGWLAGRFGRKRFFMSCLVIFTISSLLCGIAPSLGLLLLFRVMQGAGGGGLQPMAQAILADTFPPQERGLAFALYGVTAVLAPTIGPTLGGWITFNYTWRWIFFINLPVGVAALLLVFRFVEDPPYLARLKAAGMKLDYVGIALLTLGIGALQILLDKGQEDDWFGSHFILTLAIVAGVCLVALVIWEWFRKEPIIDVRLFKNFNYFSSNLMMFTLGILLFSSLVLMPQFLQTLLGYTAELAGLVLSGGAIILLVAMPIVGQLTTRFQARYIIAFGWLSMAIAMFYSTARIDLLISFSSATWLRVAQVVGLGFLFVPITLAAYIGVPVEKSNSVAGMVNFMRNMGSSVGTSIVTTVIARRAQFHQTVLVSHTTAASQGLQGAVGGLTARLVHYGLSVPDARTKAYAQVYRGLQAQAATLAYIDAFWVLAIGASVMFVLSFLLKKNDPHAGGEAVVG